A part of Haloarchaeobius sp. HME9146 genomic DNA contains:
- a CDS encoding dolichol kinase, translating into MRDEVARRLVHATGAVLPTAYLVSQLDGVPTIPWRAVQAFLVLAMGVALVLEAVRLFVGLDWAIFDKLTREYEQDNLAGYALYMIGGAFAGLLFPPAVAIPAMYMLTIGDPISGLLSSGELRSVKQPRVLVAMFLVSLAFALPFLPAFVAVSAAVAATLADGVKPVIAGYVIDDNLTIPIAATVTAWVMLALTGSLPV; encoded by the coding sequence ATGCGCGACGAGGTGGCCCGACGACTGGTGCACGCGACCGGTGCGGTCCTGCCCACCGCGTACCTCGTGAGCCAGCTCGACGGCGTGCCGACCATCCCCTGGCGGGCGGTCCAGGCGTTCCTGGTCCTCGCGATGGGGGTCGCACTCGTCCTGGAAGCCGTGCGGCTGTTCGTCGGCCTGGACTGGGCCATCTTCGATAAGCTCACCCGGGAGTACGAACAGGACAACCTCGCGGGCTACGCGCTGTACATGATCGGCGGGGCGTTCGCCGGCCTGCTGTTCCCGCCGGCGGTCGCCATCCCCGCGATGTACATGCTGACCATCGGCGACCCCATCAGCGGGTTGCTCTCGTCGGGCGAGCTGCGGAGCGTCAAGCAGCCGCGGGTGCTCGTGGCGATGTTCCTCGTCAGTCTCGCGTTCGCCCTCCCGTTCCTACCGGCGTTCGTGGCCGTCTCGGCGGCCGTCGCGGCGACCCTGGCCGACGGCGTGAAGCCGGTCATCGCCGGCTACGTCATCGACGACAACCTCACCATCCCCATCGCGGCCACGGTGACGGCGTGGGTGATGCTGGCGCTGACGGGCTCGCTGCCGGTCTGA
- a CDS encoding ABC transporter permease, with amino-acid sequence MSRWGYFVRRLLLAIPVVLFGTTITFLVLRMGPLDPVAAILGPNVPASKYEQIEQQLGLNQPLWEQYIDYMIGLLTFDLGESYVIKDGTTAMTLIVQHAPRTLWLGFWSVLIPLFIGIPLGFYAGLNPNTFSDYIASFGGIVWRAMPNFWLGVILLSVLSQSKDYSGMLTFGLFEFEWAKLFVNTKIIGQPPLDFYDPSGTTAIALGGTTLFNFPLFEFDSTKFLQAVKMVLPPAIVLGSSSMGNEMRLGRTAVLETVNSNYVETARAKGLSNRKIVWKHVFRNALIPLVPIILNEAFLLIGGSVILETIFSINGLGYLFFQAALQGDVPLVGSLMFIFILIIVFMNILQDFMYTIIDPRVGYE; translated from the coding sequence ATGAGCAGGTGGGGATACTTCGTCCGCCGCCTACTGCTGGCTATCCCTGTGGTACTCTTCGGTACGACAATCACGTTCCTGGTCCTTCGCATGGGTCCACTGGACCCCGTGGCTGCGATTCTCGGGCCGAACGTCCCCGCATCGAAGTACGAACAGATAGAACAACAGCTCGGGCTGAACCAACCCTTGTGGGAGCAGTACATCGACTACATGATCGGATTGCTCACATTCGATCTTGGTGAGTCCTACGTCATCAAGGACGGGACCACCGCCATGACGCTCATCGTCCAACACGCGCCACGGACGCTCTGGCTCGGCTTCTGGTCGGTGCTCATCCCGCTGTTCATCGGTATCCCGCTCGGTTTCTACGCAGGTCTCAACCCGAACACGTTCAGCGACTACATCGCGTCGTTCGGTGGGATCGTCTGGCGTGCGATGCCGAACTTCTGGCTCGGTGTCATCCTGCTCTCCGTCCTGAGCCAGTCGAAAGACTACTCCGGGATGTTGACGTTCGGCCTGTTCGAGTTCGAGTGGGCCAAACTCTTCGTCAATACGAAGATCATCGGGCAACCGCCGCTCGACTTCTACGACCCGTCAGGGACGACCGCCATCGCGCTCGGCGGGACGACGCTGTTCAACTTCCCGCTGTTCGAGTTCGACAGCACGAAGTTCCTGCAGGCCGTCAAGATGGTTCTGCCGCCCGCCATCGTCCTCGGTTCCTCGTCGATGGGGAACGAGATGCGCCTCGGGCGGACCGCCGTGCTCGAGACGGTGAACTCCAACTACGTCGAGACCGCTCGCGCCAAGGGGCTCTCGAACCGGAAAATCGTCTGGAAGCACGTGTTCCGGAACGCACTGATTCCGCTCGTCCCGATCATCCTGAACGAGGCGTTCCTGCTGATCGGCGGGTCGGTCATTCTGGAGACGATCTTCAGCATCAACGGGCTGGGCTACCTGTTCTTCCAGGCGGCCCTTCAGGGCGACGTGCCGCTGGTCGGCTCGCTGATGTTCATCTTCATCCTCATCATCGTGTTCATGAACATCCTTCAGGACTTCATGTACACGATCATCGATCCACGTGTGGGGTACGAATAA
- a CDS encoding CBS domain-containing protein, whose translation MKVADAMTPRSELVTVELPGTRDDVLSYLQEHGFSSVPVVKPSDDGEEYRGLVSRDSLIERPDEDQLALLMEDVPTTTDDTSIADVARLMVEERARRVPVVDGELEGIITVTDVVHAIARGDAETDAVVGDLATKDVNTTYSGTPLPVAERELYYANVPYAVVLDDEADMAGMLTEVDIIEVARIVEGEDDTGDSIANEDDEWMWEGIKAVGGRYLPTRNVEIPAEPVSEFMTEDLVTVSTKKTAEETAQLLIRHDIEQVPMVSGDQLVGIVRDLNLLEALYD comes from the coding sequence ATGAAAGTAGCCGACGCGATGACCCCCCGCTCCGAGCTGGTGACGGTCGAGTTGCCGGGTACCCGTGACGACGTCCTGTCGTACCTGCAGGAGCACGGGTTCTCTTCGGTTCCAGTGGTAAAGCCGTCCGACGACGGCGAGGAGTACCGCGGTCTCGTCTCCCGAGACAGCCTCATCGAGCGACCCGACGAGGACCAGTTGGCCCTCCTGATGGAGGACGTGCCGACGACGACCGACGACACGTCCATCGCGGACGTCGCCCGCCTGATGGTCGAGGAGCGCGCCCGCCGCGTGCCCGTCGTCGACGGCGAACTGGAAGGCATCATCACGGTCACCGACGTGGTCCACGCCATCGCCCGCGGGGACGCCGAGACCGACGCCGTGGTCGGCGACCTCGCGACGAAGGACGTCAACACCACGTACTCGGGCACGCCGCTGCCCGTCGCCGAGCGCGAGCTCTACTACGCGAACGTTCCCTACGCGGTCGTCCTCGACGACGAGGCCGACATGGCCGGCATGCTGACCGAGGTCGACATCATCGAGGTCGCCCGCATCGTCGAGGGCGAGGACGACACCGGCGACTCCATCGCCAACGAGGACGACGAGTGGATGTGGGAAGGCATCAAGGCGGTCGGCGGCCGCTACCTGCCGACCCGGAACGTCGAGATTCCGGCCGAGCCGGTCTCGGAGTTCATGACCGAGGACCTCGTGACGGTGTCGACGAAGAAGACCGCCGAGGAGACCGCCCAGCTGCTCATCCGCCACGACATCGAGCAGGTCCCGATGGTGTCGGGCGACCAGCTGGTCGGCATCGTGCGGGACCTGAACCTGCTGGAGGCACTGTATGACTGA
- a CDS encoding ABC transporter permease, producing the protein MSQVQENATLRERIFAHPEPALIWLGGALVLLALEFGAFAKTMVLFGDQFNPLINGSTEIGGWYVDQMFKTFGTAGGIVMSALGAIIVLAVMSVFVKAIFIPFNLVERLGLEDVPMSVDLLERLMIMSGLAVIWAILIYEPLGMLLPALPVIGEPSFAQLFHGFAQTAAGVGNWLGDTFPTLLSRDLIPNNGFKPPASATDQYPTGALGPYHGTFLGLAPAYAWAIRVGLVYAYAFIWMAWLWFGYKTFRRHYRYADWTPRDDMIDRLSNHRWGQFGFLMVSMFIVMALFAPALGPVTTQENIYDPYSYTFKYTEDGQVKEISHGTANLDSVSQGDPNRNVGPMSYDEHGRFHPLGTLTTGKDLFTFMADGARVSLFIGLLSIVLGGFIATALAMVTAYYKGLADLLVVITSDSIQAMPGLLIYIMLSVVFGSHPISNVYNGGLLLSLIFAATGWPGLWRAIRGPAFQVSEQEWIDAARSYGQRPTETMKKHMLPYVAGYLLVYGSLILGGIIISVAALSFLGLGVSPPTPEWGRAVNEGRSYVTTVSWHISTIPGLMVVFVVTGFNAFGDGIRDAIDPQSGGASADEAAAAGGGG; encoded by the coding sequence ATGAGTCAGGTACAGGAGAACGCGACATTACGAGAGCGGATCTTTGCTCACCCCGAACCGGCACTCATCTGGCTCGGTGGGGCACTGGTGCTACTCGCCCTGGAGTTCGGGGCGTTCGCCAAGACGATGGTACTCTTTGGCGACCAGTTCAATCCGCTCATCAACGGGAGTACAGAGATCGGTGGCTGGTACGTCGACCAGATGTTCAAGACGTTCGGTACCGCCGGCGGCATCGTCATGTCCGCCCTCGGTGCCATCATCGTCCTGGCCGTCATGTCGGTGTTCGTCAAGGCCATCTTCATACCGTTCAATCTGGTCGAGAGACTCGGGCTGGAAGACGTCCCGATGTCCGTCGACCTGCTCGAACGGCTCATGATCATGAGTGGCCTCGCCGTCATCTGGGCCATACTGATCTACGAACCGCTCGGGATGCTGCTCCCGGCGCTTCCGGTCATCGGTGAGCCCTCGTTCGCACAGCTGTTCCACGGGTTCGCCCAGACAGCTGCGGGCGTGGGTAACTGGCTCGGGGACACCTTCCCGACGCTGCTCTCGCGGGACCTCATCCCGAACAACGGCTTCAAGCCGCCGGCGAGCGCGACGGACCAGTACCCGACCGGGGCCCTCGGCCCGTACCACGGGACGTTCCTCGGCCTCGCACCCGCCTACGCCTGGGCGATCCGCGTTGGGCTCGTCTACGCCTACGCGTTCATCTGGATGGCGTGGCTCTGGTTCGGCTACAAGACCTTCCGACGACACTACCGCTACGCCGACTGGACGCCGCGTGACGACATGATCGACCGCCTGAGCAACCACCGCTGGGGCCAGTTCGGGTTCCTGATGGTCTCGATGTTCATCGTGATGGCGTTGTTCGCGCCCGCACTCGGGCCGGTGACGACCCAGGAGAACATCTACGACCCCTACAGCTACACCTTCAAGTACACCGAGGACGGCCAGGTCAAAGAGATCAGTCACGGGACCGCCAACCTCGACAGCGTCTCACAGGGTGATCCGAACAGAAACGTCGGTCCGATGAGCTACGACGAACACGGCAGGTTCCATCCGTTAGGGACCTTGACAACGGGGAAAGACTTGTTCACCTTCATGGCTGATGGGGCGAGGGTGTCACTGTTCATCGGCCTCCTCTCCATCGTCCTCGGCGGGTTCATCGCGACCGCACTCGCGATGGTGACCGCCTACTACAAGGGGCTCGCAGACCTCCTCGTCGTCATCACCAGTGACTCGATCCAGGCGATGCCAGGGTTGCTGATCTACATCATGCTCTCGGTCGTCTTCGGGAGTCACCCCATCTCGAACGTGTACAACGGTGGGTTGCTCCTGTCGCTCATCTTCGCAGCGACCGGCTGGCCGGGACTGTGGCGCGCCATCCGTGGCCCCGCGTTCCAGGTCTCCGAGCAGGAGTGGATCGACGCGGCCCGCTCGTACGGGCAGCGCCCGACCGAGACGATGAAGAAGCACATGCTCCCGTACGTGGCAGGCTACCTGCTCGTCTACGGGTCGCTCATCCTCGGTGGCATCATCATCAGTGTCGCCGCACTCTCGTTCCTCGGACTGGGTGTGTCGCCGCCGACCCCCGAGTGGGGCCGCGCGGTCAACGAGGGTCGGTCGTACGTGACGACCGTCTCCTGGCACATCTCCACGATTCCGGGCCTGATGGTCGTGTTCGTCGTCACCGGCTTCAACGCGTTCGGTGACGGTATCCGCGACGCCATCGACCCGCAGTCCGGCGGGGCAAGTGCTGACGAGGCCGCAGCCGCAGGGGGTGGTGGATGA
- a CDS encoding ABC transporter ATP-binding protein has protein sequence MSKQAMSHAQQTAQTESMIEIRNLKTYYPGGGLINDQPVKAVDGVSFDIKKGETLGLVGESGCGKSTLGRTLVQLEDATAGVSRFHKPDVVERMANTYGRRTVMLAEIYDSNDPVDLVTKLFADDVPPKAVARESGYENVSADDIDAAQFVNEQNLTVQDIVDEGFGARLGLFGEKDFVFVENGHRDGDEIRVEEGYIDVTAAPGRALKKLRGRQLGIVFQDPESSLNDRMTVGEIIREPLDVHGWGDPQERRQRVRELLETVGLRPEHYYRYPHQFSGGQRQRIGIARSLALEPDFLVLDEPVSALDVSVQAKILNLLEDLQKEFGLTYLFIAHDLSVVKHICDRVAVMYLGNIMEIGPTDGLFEKPGNPYTHSLLSAIPEPDPTSTKDRITLRGTPPSPRDPPVGCPFSTRCPVKIRPDDYQHLDDDVWERIEVFREVVRERSRADRSLTDRAKEMLGQQTRFSDITEITDELFGDVDVPAEVSEHLREASGHIEKGHDNKAREYLFEQFGSICDRDQPKHHVVSDDGRTSFCHRHQDRYDEPAVAFDQLHD, from the coding sequence ATGAGCAAGCAAGCGATGTCCCACGCCCAGCAGACAGCACAGACCGAGTCGATGATAGAGATCCGCAACCTGAAGACGTACTATCCGGGTGGCGGCCTCATCAACGACCAACCGGTGAAGGCAGTCGACGGCGTGAGTTTCGACATCAAGAAGGGCGAGACGCTCGGTCTCGTCGGTGAATCCGGGTGTGGGAAGTCCACGCTGGGCCGGACGCTGGTCCAGCTCGAGGACGCCACCGCCGGCGTCAGTCGCTTCCACAAGCCGGACGTGGTCGAACGGATGGCCAACACGTACGGCCGCCGGACGGTCATGCTGGCCGAGATCTACGACTCGAACGACCCGGTCGACCTCGTGACGAAGCTGTTCGCCGACGACGTGCCGCCGAAGGCCGTCGCCCGCGAGAGCGGCTACGAGAACGTCAGCGCCGACGACATCGACGCCGCACAGTTCGTCAACGAGCAGAACCTCACCGTCCAGGACATCGTCGACGAAGGCTTCGGTGCCAGACTCGGCCTGTTCGGCGAGAAGGACTTCGTGTTCGTCGAGAACGGCCACCGCGACGGCGACGAGATCCGCGTCGAGGAGGGCTACATCGACGTCACGGCCGCGCCCGGCCGGGCACTGAAGAAGCTCCGCGGCCGACAGCTCGGTATCGTCTTCCAGGACCCCGAATCGAGCCTCAACGACCGTATGACGGTCGGAGAGATCATCCGCGAGCCGCTCGACGTCCATGGCTGGGGCGACCCCCAAGAACGACGCCAGCGCGTCCGTGAGCTGCTCGAGACGGTCGGGCTGCGCCCGGAGCACTACTACCGCTACCCGCACCAGTTCTCCGGTGGGCAGCGCCAGCGTATCGGCATCGCCCGGTCGCTCGCGCTCGAACCGGACTTCCTGGTGCTGGACGAGCCGGTGTCCGCGCTGGACGTCTCGGTGCAGGCGAAGATCCTGAACCTGCTGGAGGACCTCCAGAAGGAGTTCGGACTCACCTACCTGTTCATCGCCCACGACCTCTCGGTCGTCAAGCACATCTGTGACCGTGTCGCGGTGATGTACCTCGGCAACATCATGGAAATCGGGCCGACGGACGGCCTGTTCGAGAAACCCGGGAACCCGTACACGCACTCGTTGTTGTCGGCCATCCCGGAGCCGGACCCGACCTCGACCAAGGACCGGATCACCCTGCGAGGGACGCCGCCGAGTCCGCGCGACCCGCCGGTCGGCTGCCCGTTCAGTACGCGCTGTCCGGTCAAGATCCGCCCCGACGACTACCAGCACCTGGACGACGACGTCTGGGAGCGCATCGAGGTCTTCCGCGAGGTCGTCCGCGAACGGTCCCGTGCGGATCGGTCGCTCACCGACCGCGCCAAGGAGATGCTCGGCCAGCAGACCAGGTTCTCCGACATCACGGAGATCACCGACGAGCTGTTCGGGGACGTGGACGTGCCCGCCGAGGTGTCCGAACACCTGCGCGAGGCGTCTGGCCACATCGAGAAAGGCCACGACAACAAGGCTCGCGAGTACCTGTTCGAGCAGTTCGGGAGCATCTGTGACAGGGACCAGCCCAAGCACCACGTCGTCAGCGACGACGGCCGGACCAGCTTCTGTCACCGCCACCAGGACCGCTACGACGAACCAGCAGTCGCGTTCGACCAGCTCCACGACTGA
- the glyS gene encoding glycine--tRNA ligase — protein MTETATVVELAKRRGYFFQSSRAYGGVSGFYTYGPQGAALKENIEDTWRERFTLKEGNFEVDAPIVMPEPVFEASGHLDGFDDMLVECPECHASHRADHIIEDNTGIEEAESLPIPEVENLLAEHELTCPNCGADLAGQAIEEFNLMFQTSIGPGSSQPGYLRPETAQGIFVEFPQLKEYARNQLPFGVTQIGPAYRNEISPRKSLLRLREFTQAELELFIDPEEDEPALDVVRDVEAPLYSAEMQESDDSEPVTMAIGDAVDEGIISDAWVAYYLGLAKQWYTRIGIDMEKFRFRQHLSGELAHYAADCWDAEALVDGDWIELAGFANRGDYDLSKHGSYSDEDFTLFKQYDEPKHVERATVDPDMSYLGPEFGGAAADIGEALQTLAERDRSAFDGDSVEVEVDGEAYEIPSEHVNFEVSEETEAGEHIVPHVIEPSFGVDRALYTVVHHAYREDEVEGEERSYLALKPEVAPTFVGVFPLTSKDGLPETAQSVATELRERGLSVAYDDSGSIGRRYRRQDEVGTPFCVTLDADPEGTATIRERDSTEQVRVDLDELADVLTALRTGERTFDTL, from the coding sequence ATGACTGAGACGGCCACCGTCGTCGAACTCGCCAAGCGCCGGGGCTACTTCTTCCAGTCCAGCCGCGCGTACGGCGGTGTCTCCGGCTTCTACACGTACGGTCCCCAGGGTGCGGCCCTCAAGGAGAACATCGAGGACACCTGGCGCGAGCGCTTCACCCTGAAGGAGGGTAACTTCGAGGTCGACGCACCCATCGTGATGCCCGAGCCCGTCTTCGAGGCGTCGGGCCACCTCGACGGCTTCGACGACATGCTCGTCGAGTGCCCCGAATGTCACGCCAGCCACCGCGCCGACCACATCATCGAGGACAACACCGGCATCGAGGAGGCCGAGAGCCTCCCGATTCCGGAGGTCGAGAACCTGCTCGCCGAGCACGAGCTCACGTGCCCGAACTGCGGCGCGGACCTGGCGGGCCAGGCCATCGAGGAGTTCAACCTGATGTTCCAGACGAGCATCGGCCCGGGCTCCTCCCAGCCCGGCTACCTCCGCCCCGAGACGGCACAGGGTATCTTCGTGGAGTTCCCCCAGTTGAAAGAGTACGCCCGGAACCAGCTGCCGTTCGGCGTCACGCAGATCGGTCCTGCCTATCGAAACGAGATCTCCCCGCGGAAGTCGCTGTTGCGCCTGCGCGAGTTCACGCAGGCCGAGCTCGAACTGTTCATCGACCCCGAAGAGGACGAGCCGGCACTCGACGTGGTTCGTGACGTGGAAGCGCCGCTGTACTCGGCGGAGATGCAGGAATCGGACGACAGCGAGCCCGTCACGATGGCCATCGGCGACGCCGTCGACGAGGGAATCATCTCGGACGCGTGGGTCGCGTACTACCTCGGCCTCGCGAAGCAGTGGTACACCCGCATCGGCATCGACATGGAGAAGTTCCGGTTCCGCCAGCACCTCTCGGGCGAGCTCGCCCACTACGCGGCGGACTGCTGGGACGCCGAGGCGCTGGTCGACGGCGACTGGATCGAACTCGCCGGCTTCGCCAACCGCGGCGACTACGACCTCTCCAAGCACGGCAGCTACAGCGACGAGGACTTCACGCTGTTCAAGCAGTACGACGAGCCAAAGCACGTCGAGCGCGCGACGGTCGACCCCGACATGAGCTACCTCGGTCCCGAGTTCGGTGGCGCGGCCGCCGACATCGGCGAGGCGCTGCAGACGCTCGCCGAGCGCGACCGGAGCGCCTTCGACGGCGACAGCGTCGAGGTCGAGGTCGACGGCGAGGCCTACGAGATCCCGTCCGAGCACGTCAACTTCGAGGTGAGCGAGGAGACCGAGGCCGGCGAGCACATCGTCCCACACGTCATCGAGCCGTCGTTCGGTGTCGACCGTGCCCTGTACACCGTCGTCCACCACGCCTACCGCGAGGACGAGGTCGAGGGCGAGGAACGCAGCTACCTCGCGCTGAAGCCGGAGGTCGCCCCGACGTTCGTCGGTGTCTTCCCGCTGACGAGCAAGGACGGGCTTCCCGAGACGGCCCAGTCGGTCGCGACGGAACTGCGCGAGCGTGGCCTCTCGGTCGCCTACGACGACTCCGGCTCTATCGGTCGTCGCTACCGGCGACAGGACGAGGTCGGGACACCGTTCTGTGTGACCCTGGACGCCGACCCGGAGGGGACGGCGACCATCCGCGAGCGCGACTCGACCGAGCAGGTCCGCGTCGACCTCGACGAGCTGGCCGACGTGTTGACCGCGCTCAGAACCGGCGAGCGGACGTTCGACACCCTCTGA
- a CDS encoding ABC transporter ATP-binding protein, whose translation MSLQQQREETILTIKNLQTSFFTDKEVIRAVDGVDFDIREGETVGIVGESGSGKSVTARSIMGLVESPGRTLRGSSIQFRDTETVERFANTYTARTVDLTKLEQKHDLATVVADAMDQYGAKPGELTQHEKYANLPPERIDPTQMVADGAVHWDDLIASGYADELNLIDETDFVFVEEGTSDSKGIRVDRGFVEVTRAHERGLRRLRGGNIAMVFQDPLTSLNPVYTVGNQIKEALRLHQGLRGSDATEEAVELLEAVGIPDARRRVGEYPHQFSGGMRQRAVIAMALACDPELLICDEPTTALDVTIQAQILELLQELQDERDLSIMFITHDMGVIADIADRVNVMYAGEVIETAPVEELFGNPKHPYTEGLLQSIPGRQQGDRLVTIEGDVPTPNEEPTYCRFAPRCPKAFDECQAVHPELVKANDEAEDHRAACLLYPEDQSQTEAIELHKAKGGSKE comes from the coding sequence ATGTCCCTGCAACAGCAGCGTGAGGAGACCATCCTCACCATCAAGAACCTGCAGACCTCCTTCTTCACGGACAAGGAGGTCATCCGCGCCGTCGACGGCGTCGACTTCGACATCCGCGAGGGTGAGACGGTCGGTATCGTCGGCGAGTCCGGGTCCGGGAAGTCGGTGACTGCCCGGTCCATCATGGGCCTCGTCGAGAGTCCCGGTCGGACCCTGCGCGGGAGTTCCATCCAGTTCCGCGACACCGAGACGGTCGAGCGGTTCGCGAACACCTACACGGCTCGCACGGTCGACCTGACGAAGCTCGAGCAGAAACACGACCTCGCGACCGTCGTGGCCGACGCGATGGACCAGTACGGTGCGAAGCCGGGTGAGCTCACCCAGCACGAGAAGTACGCGAACCTCCCGCCCGAGCGCATCGACCCGACCCAGATGGTCGCAGACGGTGCGGTCCACTGGGACGACCTCATCGCGTCGGGGTACGCCGACGAGCTCAACCTCATCGACGAGACGGACTTCGTCTTCGTCGAGGAGGGCACCAGCGACTCGAAGGGCATCCGCGTCGACCGCGGCTTCGTCGAGGTGACGCGCGCACACGAGCGTGGTCTTCGACGCCTCCGCGGCGGGAACATCGCGATGGTGTTCCAGGACCCGCTCACGTCGCTGAACCCGGTGTATACCGTCGGGAACCAGATCAAAGAGGCACTGCGGCTCCACCAGGGGCTCCGCGGTTCCGACGCGACCGAGGAGGCCGTCGAGCTGCTCGAAGCAGTCGGTATCCCGGACGCTCGTCGCCGTGTCGGGGAGTACCCCCACCAGTTCTCCGGTGGGATGCGCCAGCGCGCCGTCATCGCGATGGCACTGGCGTGTGACCCCGAGCTCCTCATCTGTGACGAGCCGACGACGGCGCTCGACGTGACCATCCAGGCACAGATTCTGGAACTCCTGCAGGAACTGCAGGACGAGCGCGACCTCTCGATCATGTTCATCACCCACGACATGGGTGTCATCGCGGACATCGCGGACCGCGTGAACGTGATGTACGCCGGCGAGGTCATCGAGACCGCGCCGGTCGAAGAACTGTTCGGCAACCCGAAACACCCCTACACCGAGGGGCTGCTCCAGTCGATTCCCGGCCGACAGCAAGGTGACCGCCTCGTCACCATCGAAGGTGACGTGCCGACACCGAACGAGGAGCCGACGTACTGTCGGTTCGCGCCACGGTGTCCGAAGGCGTTCGACGAGTGCCAGGCCGTCCACCCCGAACTGGTCAAGGCCAACGACGAGGCCGAGGACCACCGGGCCGCCTGTCTCCTCTACCCCGAGGACCAGTCGCAGACGGAGGCCATCGAACTTCATAAGGCCAAAGGAGGGAGCAAAGAATGA